The nucleotide window GGTCTACGTCATGCTCCCGGTAAGCTGCTTAAGAATCATGCGATGCAACTGCAGCATTGTTAGCATACCGCTACCAGTATATATAACGAACAAACGAAGAGATCGACCTAAACGAATCATGACAATCCGAAAAAGGAAAGATTAAGCTGAATGATTTACCTTTTTTTTTTCCAACTCTTGGCTTCCGGACATGCAGCTGGATGTCATCACTGTGGACAACACGTTCGAGAAGGAGGACGAGACGAGGGCGCAGCTGAAGAAGCTGACGGAGGCGGGCGTCGACGGGGTCATGATCGACGTCTGGTGGGGGCTGGTGGAGGGGAAGGAGCCGGGGGTCTACGACTGGAGCGCCTACAAGCAGGTCTTCaagctggtgcaggaggccggGCTCAAGCTGCAGGCCATCATGTCGTGCCACCAGTGCGGCGGCAACGTCGGCGACGTCGTCAACATCCCGATCCCACAGTGGGTGCGGGACGTCGGCAAGGACAACCCCGACATCTTCTACACCAACCGGGAAGGGCTGAGGAACATCGAGTATCTCACGCTTGGGGTGGACGACCAGCCTCTCTTCCATGGGAGAACTGCCATTCAGGTCAGCTCACTTGAAACTCTTCTCACCTCTTGGTGTAGCTAGCACATGCGGAAGGGAAGAAACATGGTAAATCAGGCCAACTTCTCTGATCTTGACGTGTGAGTGTGACCTGGGGTCGGTCTCTTCTCTGTCTGTGGCAGCTGTATGCTGATTACATGAAGAGCTTCAGGGAGAACATGGCAGATTTCTTGGATGCTGGTGTCATTGTGGACATTGAGGTGGGACTTGGCCCTGCTGGTGAGATGAGGTACCCCTCATATCCCCAAAGTCAGGGATGGGTGTACCCAGGCATTGGAGAATTCATAGTGAGTTCTCTTTCCAAAAACACATATTCTTCCGGGGTTTTTTTTTGTTACAAAACAAAAGGGGATTCGTCTCCATGTGATGAACAAAGACACTCTTAATCTTGGTCCCTGCGTTGATTTAcaaaaaaaatgaagaaaaaagGGTATAAAAGTGATTAAATCAAAGAGACACTTGAATAAAGTAACAATTTGACTGATCAGGCCAGGGATGCCTTAAAAGTCGTACTGTGCTTGAAGCAAAGCCAAGACCACAATTAAGAACAAAACCGGATGAAATCAAATGCTTGATAAACTGATGACAAGGAATAAATAAAACGGGCTTCCTTTGAAGAAAATGAAATAAAACACGTGCCAACTAATATAAATATGTCATTACCAGCAGAGGACTACACTTTAAAGGCTACAATTGTTAATAAAGCAATAAAATAAAACTGCAGTGCTATGATAAGTACCTGCAAGCAgacttcaaagcagcagcaacagaGGCTGGGCATCCTGAGTGGGATTTGCCTGATGATGCTGGGGAGTACAATGACACTCCTGAGAAGACCCAGTTCTTTGCGGATAATGGAACATACCAGACCGACAAGGGGAAGTTCTTCCTCACATGGTACTCCAACAAACTGATCAAGCACGGTGATAAGATcttggatgaagcaaacaaggTCTTCCTGGGATGCACGGTGCAGCTGGCAATCAAAGTAAGTACCATGATGAATAACACCTGGCTTTAATTTTTCCCATGATTTTAAAGTTGAACAAGTCTTTGCATGTAACAATAATAAAGGTACAAGGTTTACTAGAGGCTACAACACAAACTAAGAACTAACCTATGGGTGATTGAAACATAGACATCACATGTGCTAATATTTGTTTGCAGGTCTCTGGCATACACTGGTGGTACACGGTTCCAAACCATGCGGCTGAGCTCACTGCCGGATACTACAACTTAGATGACAGAGATGGCTACAGAACCATAGCACACATGCTAACAAGGCATCCTGCTAGCATGAACTTCACTTGTGCTGAGATGAGGGACAGTGAGCAGAGTTCAGAGGCGAAAAGTGCACCAGAGGAACTGGTTCAACAGGTTTTAGCCATCGGTCACTTGTCTGTATTCTCCTTTAACGGATCACAAAAGGCACTTCTCAATTATTAACAAAAAATTCTGGTGCAAACTATAAAAAATGGCAGGTGCTGAGTGCCGGATGGAGAGAGGGCCTAAATCTGGCATGTGAAAATGCACTCAGTCGATACGATGCAACAGCTTACAACACCATCCTCAGGAATGCAAGACCCCAAGGCATCAACAAGAATGGCTCTCCAGAACACAAGCTGTATGGATTCACCTACCTCCGAGTATCTGATGAACTGTTCGAGGGAGACAACTACACCACTTTCAAAACTTTTGTCAGGAGAATGCATGCTAACCTGGTgagtaacacccttgaaaatctAGACGTTCATAATTGGTTTGAGCTACACACTGACAGAGTATATAAAAATTATTTCAGGATTATAATTCAAATGTCGATCCTGTTGCACCATTGAAAAGATCAAAGCCAGAGATACCAATTGAAGAAATCCTAGAAGTAGCACAGCCAAGATTGGAGCCATTTCCCTTCCAGAAGAACACAGACCTACCAGTATAAACATGAAGTAAGCCTATTGTCGAGCAGTAGGCTAGTAACTAAATAAAATGCTGTGCGGAGCATATTATGGTCACGTATTGCACCAATAATCTTGTGTTGTTAAACATGAGGCTTGATGATTTTCTGATGAACTGTAATACCCTTGGCCTTCCTGTTGTTGTATGTATTTGGGCCAATGAATAAAAAATGTGGCTTTGTGGGTTATTTACTGTGTCCAAGTGTTTCAAATAGTTCTACATGCACAATCTGCTCACCATAAAAATAAATCATTGCACAGCATCAAGAGAATAACAATGGTTCACAAAAAATAATCAAAACAAGTAGTTGGCTGTACAAAGTGATGTGTAACCGAAATGATGTTATCATGAAAGAATAAATAAAATGTGCTGCGAAACTAAGAGAGCACCATGGTTGTAGATTATTTGGACCATCTATTTCCTATGTGTCAGTTTTATGTACACAAAGAGACAACAATCCGGAATGCAATATCTACATTGGAAAGAATACAAACCTTTCATGTAACTGAAAAgattagtttgcttcacctcaaCACCAAAGCCAAAGATGTCTCAAATTTGCAGAAAACGTGTTGTGGAATCATGCAACCGGTGCTCGAActtgaagtaaaaaaaaaaggaTCGAACTAGAGGATTGACGGATCGACCGCTTGgttagtggggggggggggggggggggggggggcggcattGAACACCCTGCCAATCCAGTGCTCAAACTTAGACACACAAAGCCTTAAATAAAAGCCAGATGACCTGACATTATTTGTTGGAAAAAATACTACCAGGCCCGCTCTCCTAGAAAATGCTACCAGATTTGTCAGCAGACTCGTCAAGAGAAGTACGTACAGGAGTTGTCTTTCGAGTGAAGAGAGAAACAAAGTAGCAGAGCAACAATAACAACCTGTTTTCATCCAGATCGGTGAGCTCGCTAGGGCCATACATGATACATGCTATTTGATTACTGATAGGGCAACCAAATTTAGGCTACATGAATCATCCTTGTAGGTATTTAACCAAATGGAAGGAAGAGTGCCAGGGAGGAACACCTGTAGCTAGAGCAGAAAATGGGTCTATCAGAACATGTTATATGGCTGATCCCACCCAAGTTCAGCAAATCACAGAAGTACAACATGGAGAAAATAAAAATCCCTACATATTGTGGCTCACACATATCCGTGCCAGATATCCGATTGCTTTTGATACTGAAAATCTCATATAGCAACTTGAGCGTCACAAACAATACGCAATACGGTGTGTGGTATGCTGTGACTGAAGGTTAACGCTACTGCTTCAGTTAAGCGCCAGCAGGCCACAGTGGTCAGTGCGGCCACGCACGGGCCTTGACTTGGATTTAATTGATTGATGGATGGAACTACTCGCAACTCATGATTCAGTTAAGCGCTAGCAGATTGAGCCTGGGACCAGCGCGGCCGACTAACCTGCGTGACTGGCGTGGGCTCGGTAGCGACTCGCGAGCCCGCCTGCGCCTTCGCCCTTCCAGCTCCGCGCCCACCACTGTACGCGGCGCTCAGCGCTCGAGCCGAGCATCGGAGGCGGCGCTGCCGCCGCAACCCGCCACTGCGAGAAGGCAGTGGAATAGAGGATTGTTCGTCAGGCTCAGCCGCTCAGGCGGCCGGGGCCTGCGGTCTGCCGTCTGCCTCGCCACTCGCCGGGCCCGATCGAACGGTCCGGGCACCAAAGGGGAGCATCGGCAAATCATCCGACGGCTCCAGCCGTGTGTCGTTTCTCAAGTACTCGTAATATTCTTTTGCTAAAACTATTTTGGCGCATGTGCTGCACAAAAGGTTGATGACAATTGACACCAGGGCCTTGCTTTAGATTGCAATTTTTTACAATCTGGATactgtagcatgtttcgtttgtatttgacaaactttgtccaattatagactaactagactcaaaagattcgtctcatgatttacaactaaactgtgcaattagttattttttttacctacatttaatgctctatgcatgcgtcaaaaaattgatgtaatggagagaaagtgaaaaaaacttagaattttgaggTCATCTAAATAAGACCCTGATGCCTATTTGTAAACCTACCTATTTTGACGAGTCGCATAAAACAATATTTTCCTCACTAGAACGTGTTTCATTGACGCCATGTATACTCCCATCCATCAATCTGCGTGGTATATGAAAACTCAGCATGTAGACTTAGAGTAACGAAATCAGTAGGGCTTGTGCTTGTAATTAGTTCAATCCACATGACCACATGTGTCAGGGGTAGATTGAGGCGAAAATTAAACTAACTTACATCCCGATACATATGAACTAAGTTGAATACGATGGATTAAAAACAAAtcataatgagttttgggcttgAGATGCTCAATCATATGCTTAGGGCTTTGGCAAGACTAAGCCCGAATTTGTAAGTATACATCAttcatcccaaattgtaagtcattttgtttttttatatataattttatTTTGCACCtagatatactccctccgttccagaaagaatgtaattctagcacagtgtcatgttttagtatcttaagtttgaccaattatagataaaaaaagtatcaatatttatgatatcaaataactatcattagattagttacgaAATGAATTTTCATCATAAATTGATTTGGAGTAATAAATGTGAATATCATTTACtagaaacttggtcaaacgtAAATCACTTTAACTGGCACGTAACACGTAGTTGTATTCTTTTTGGGACAGAGGTTGTACATTATATCTATATACGTATTTTTTATGTATCTAAAAACGtcaaaataatttataatttgaaacagagagAGTAGCAACTAGTGATCTAACTTAGGCCGTGGCTTGACATTCAGCTCCAATATAAAAACATAATATACTCCATTCATTTTTAATATAACATttgctttatttttgaactaattCATTTTTCTCTAAACGTTACATACTACTCCCTCTCTCCATATAAATAGATATAACTATGGGATTTGTGCAAGTTAAACATGTTTAACTTTTATCAAAGTTatgaatagtattaatatttatgtctctatTTTACTATAAAAGTGTATTTCATAATTGATTTAATGGTACTTATCTTGTATCATAACTAAATGTTAGTACTTTTAAATATAATTTTGTCAAACTTCAAGTCGTTTAACTcatcattttgcaaaaaaaaaaaaagttgtttaACTCATGAAAATAGTgagaactgtttttttttttggagtaAAAAACCGAAGGGAGTATGTCCTTTGGGAATTGGAAGCATGGGGATTTCCTTTTTCTCGCGGAGGAAACTAGTTGAACTCCCGTCCTTATTGCAAGAAAGACAATGGGATGTGGAGATTGGAGATGAGGGGTCCTACATCTGGGGATCAAACACTTATAACACAAAGAAAGCATACTCTCAGCTTCAGGGATCTTTAGAAGCCTCCCCCTTTTCAACTGGCCCTGGTCCTCCTACAGTTGTGTGCTATCTGCTATGCAACAGAGGGACTGAGGAAACATGTCTATTTGTTTTTTTGAATGTCCCTTCAGTAGTGATTGTTGGAGTTCTCTATCAATACATTGGGACCTTACTCTCCAATCACTGGATACGTTGATAGAAGCAAGAACATCTTTTGGTAGTTGCATCTTCATCAAAATAATGATCACTGCCTGTTGGGTGATATGGACCATCAGAAATAGAGCTTTATTCGGCAATAGGACCCCCAACATGCATTCTTGAAAGGCAAACTTCGAAGAACTTGGCCTGGTTTATATCAAGGCCAAGCAAAAGTTGAGAGGAGCTCTAAATCTGTGGAGAGAGATAATTTTACATAGCTTTggtctttcttttttccttttggcTCTTTGAGCCCTGTAACCT belongs to Miscanthus floridulus cultivar M001 chromosome 4, ASM1932011v1, whole genome shotgun sequence and includes:
- the LOC136549016 gene encoding beta-amylase; its protein translation is MAGNALANYVQVYVMLPLDVITVDNTFEKEDETRAQLKKLTEAGVDGVMIDVWWGLVEGKEPGVYDWSAYKQVFKLVQEAGLKLQAIMSCHQCGGNVGDVVNIPIPQWVRDVGKDNPDIFYTNREGLRNIEYLTLGVDDQPLFHGRTAIQLYADYMKSFRENMADFLDAGVIVDIEVGLGPAGEMRYPSYPQSQGWVYPGIGEFICYDKYLQADFKAAATEAGHPEWDLPDDAGEYNDTPEKTQFFADNGTYQTDKGKFFLTWYSNKLIKHGDKILDEANKVFLGCTVQLAIKVSGIHWWYTVPNHAAELTAGYYNLDDRDGYRTIAHMLTRHPASMNFTCAEMRDSEQSSEAKSAPEELVQQVLSAGWREGLNLACENALSRYDATAYNTILRNARPQGINKNGSPEHKLYGFTYLRVSDELFEGDNYTTFKTFVRRMHANLDYNSNVDPVAPLKRSKPEIPIEEILEVAQPRLEPFPFQKNTDLPVIRWRLQLRATYIFATHDCSTDEAHSRREKARRAEMAQACMASMTGLSQGVLPSRRAVSRARAAVVARASAEGEAAAQAGRRAVLGLVAAGIVGGALSQVVHAAPVSPIKIGAPPPPSGGLPGTENSDQARDFDLPLSERFYLQPQTPALAAARVKTSVQDIINLKPLIDKKAWPYVQNDLRLRASYLRYDLKTVIASKPKEEKKVLKELTGKLFSIIDGLDHAAKIKSTLEAEKYFAATKDVLGDVLAKIG